One region of Endozoicomonas sp. Mp262 genomic DNA includes:
- a CDS encoding FG-GAP-like repeat-containing protein: MPYEDLGSGNNEGMVVILYGKANSGLSTSGYRVLHGDSSIFPGSAEKNDRFGHSLAVGDIDNDGYDDVVIGIPYEDLGSGGNNNDGNVFIAWGAHYGISNNGALELHQDKPGVDGRAEKDDRFGYALALGDLNNDGYLDLAVGSPFEDIDGKNDAGKVDVFFGGSGGLSTQNSKTFSQKLSAITGSLETDDRFGYSLTTGDFDGDGASELVIGSPFEDIGSADNNNEGTVHVLSGDRYNPLSGNDQEVRQW; the protein is encoded by the coding sequence GTGCCATATGAAGACCTGGGCTCTGGTAATAATGAGGGTATGGTCGTTATCCTATACGGAAAAGCCAACTCAGGGCTGAGTACTTCAGGCTATAGAGTACTCCATGGAGACTCAAGTATATTCCCTGGTAGTGCAGAGAAAAATGATAGATTTGGTCATTCTCTGGCGGTGGGTGACATAGATAATGATGGTTATGACGATGTAGTTATTGGTATTCCCTATGAAGATTTAGGGTCTGGAGGCAATAACAACGACGGCAACGTCTTTATTGCCTGGGGCGCCCATTATGGAATAAGTAATAATGGGGCTCTTGAACTACATCAGGATAAACCTGGTGTTGATGGACGTGCAGAAAAAGACGACCGATTTGGTTATGCCCTGGCTCTTGGAGACCTCAACAACGATGGATATCTTGATTTAGCGGTGGGGTCTCCTTTTGAAGATATTGATGGTAAAAATGATGCCGGCAAAGTTGATGTATTCTTTGGTGGGTCCGGTGGGCTAAGCACCCAAAATAGTAAAACATTTAGCCAAAAACTTAGCGCTATCACTGGAAGCTTAGAAACGGATGATAGGTTTGGGTATAGCCTAACTACAGGTGATTTTGACGGTGATGGTGCATCAGAGCTGGTTATTGGAAGTCCCTTTGAAGATATAGGTTCTGCTGATAATAATAACGAAGGTACTGTGCATGTGTTGTCCGGTGATAGGTACAACCCACTATCAGGCAATGATCAAGAAGTCAGACAGTGGTAA
- a CDS encoding TIGR01212 family radical SAM protein (This family includes YhcC from E. coli K-12, an uncharacterized radical SAM protein.), with the protein MSIVAMDLTRHVNTFGRYLREKYGEKVHKISVNAAFTCPNRDGTKGIGGCSFCNNASFSPASTKAGDITQQIQEAKKTVSERTGAKKFIAYFQSYSNTYGELDQLKAYYDEALADPAVIGLAVGTRPDCVPDPVLSLLASYQDQGYEVWLELGLQSCFDNTLERINRGHGFGDYADAVNRARALGLKICTHLIMGLPGEKPSDTLTSFKKVIDLGIDAAKIHPLHIVKGTQLAREWKQGQVKELTMEEYTDNLARIIRMAPKGLLFHRLTGSGERQYLLSPDWVMKKWDVLGMLYNKLEAQA; encoded by the coding sequence TTGAGCATTGTTGCTATGGATTTGACTCGCCATGTCAATACTTTTGGCCGCTATTTGCGGGAAAAGTATGGTGAAAAAGTACATAAAATCTCTGTCAATGCGGCATTTACCTGCCCTAACCGTGATGGAACCAAGGGTATTGGTGGATGCAGTTTTTGTAATAACGCATCCTTTAGTCCAGCCTCCACAAAAGCGGGTGATATTACCCAGCAAATCCAGGAAGCAAAAAAGACCGTTAGCGAAAGAACGGGGGCTAAAAAATTTATAGCCTATTTTCAATCCTACAGTAATACCTATGGAGAGCTGGATCAGCTTAAGGCCTATTATGATGAGGCACTGGCTGACCCGGCTGTTATTGGGTTGGCTGTAGGTACACGCCCCGACTGTGTTCCGGACCCGGTATTATCCCTGCTGGCAAGTTATCAGGATCAGGGCTATGAAGTCTGGCTAGAGCTTGGTCTTCAGTCCTGTTTTGATAATACCCTTGAACGGATTAACAGAGGCCATGGCTTTGGTGACTATGCTGATGCCGTGAATCGGGCAAGGGCATTGGGTCTGAAAATCTGTACCCATCTGATTATGGGACTTCCCGGTGAGAAACCCTCAGATACCTTAACCAGCTTTAAAAAGGTCATTGACCTGGGCATTGATGCCGCCAAGATTCACCCGCTGCATATTGTTAAAGGCACACAGCTGGCGCGGGAGTGGAAACAGGGGCAAGTAAAAGAACTGACTATGGAAGAGTACACCGATAACCTGGCCCGGATTATTAGAATGGCTCCTAAAGGACTTCTATTCCACCGTCTTACCGGTTCCGGAGAGCGCCAATATTTATTGTCGCCTGACTGGGTTATGAAAAAGTGGGATGTACTGGGAATGTTGTATAACAAGCTGGAAGCTCAGGCATAG
- a CDS encoding helix-turn-helix domain-containing protein, translated as MKYVTTITDEAVLLTLKFAKHYGPLRCIRERAHSLLLSNRGFTLEQIAEILEIRYQTASQWIDDWEEYGIRALYKGHGGGRPCIYDESEVQRIKELVAEEPRRLSYVKSKIEDETGKSSSKITLANIVKKQGWFTKDSVNHANINGTKSNSMTVKLL; from the coding sequence ATGAAGTACGTCACTACAATCACTGATGAAGCTGTTTTATTAACTTTGAAATTCGCCAAACACTACGGACCTCTGAGATGTATAAGGGAAAGAGCCCATAGCCTTTTATTGAGCAATCGTGGCTTTACCCTTGAGCAAATTGCCGAAATACTTGAAATTAGATATCAAACTGCTTCTCAGTGGATTGATGATTGGGAAGAATATGGTATTCGTGCCTTGTACAAGGGGCATGGTGGCGGTAGGCCGTGCATATATGACGAATCCGAAGTGCAACGCATAAAAGAATTAGTGGCTGAAGAGCCTCGTCGCTTATCGTATGTCAAATCCAAGATCGAGGATGAAACCGGTAAATCTTCATCAAAAATTACTCTGGCAAACATTGTAAAAAAGCAGGGCTGGTTTACAAAAGACTCCGTAAATCATGCAAACATAAACGGGACGAAGAGCAATTCCATGACTGTAAAACTGCTCTGA
- a CDS encoding GNAT family N-acetyltransferase, with product MSWSNQFVELDKSLHDRAGFCCGENELDVFIQTRALKHMHAGISRTMVLPANYPFPDGKRSICAFYTITPSSVSRETLPENLAKKLPSYPVPVFLIAQLAVHQEFKGKGLGKITLIKALEHLYEINKHMRAHSVVVDCLNNDVAAFYQQYGFELLTHHEGRDRLFLPMKTVKELFDKN from the coding sequence ATGAGCTGGTCAAACCAATTTGTAGAGCTGGATAAATCACTGCATGACAGAGCTGGCTTTTGCTGTGGTGAGAACGAACTTGATGTATTTATTCAAACCAGAGCGTTAAAACATATGCATGCAGGCATTAGTCGTACAATGGTATTGCCTGCCAACTACCCTTTCCCTGATGGTAAACGCTCGATCTGTGCTTTTTACACCATTACCCCCAGCTCAGTTTCCAGGGAAACGTTACCTGAAAATCTGGCTAAAAAGTTGCCGAGCTATCCAGTTCCAGTATTTCTTATTGCTCAATTAGCGGTACATCAGGAGTTTAAAGGAAAGGGGTTAGGTAAGATCACTTTGATCAAGGCATTAGAACACCTCTACGAAATCAACAAGCATATGCGAGCTCACTCTGTGGTGGTAGACTGCTTAAACAATGATGTTGCCGCTTTTTATCAGCAATATGGGTTTGAGTTGTTGACTCACCACGAAGGGCGGGATCGCCTGTTTTTACCGATGAAAACGGTTAAAGAATTGTTTGATAAAAACTAA
- a CDS encoding IS4 family transposase — protein MEDVSSLAQELKAHLPWHQARIIFLAQFILALIRARSCNLCRVAEEFQSKALEDSSYRRIKRFFSGYTYCYEQLGRLILHWLSLTTYTLCMDRTNWKFGSHHVNYLVVSIAWQGAAIPIAWVCLDKSGGNSNTAERIAIMKRVLALIPADKIDELLADREFVGRDWFKWLDEQGIICRLRIKEDTPVLGSCGKDINAKQLFRNVKLNQTETWFTKRKVSGVCLYIAARRTIKGLLIVVATKKPETMIEDYYKRWSIETLFGCLKSRGFDLESTHMTELDRMDKLMGVLALAFAWCLIAGHWKYGEAEGLPLNKHWRPAKSLFRLGLDMLRRVLKNGCSKSDQIDFQILLKVLSRT, from the coding sequence ATGGAAGACGTCAGCTCATTAGCCCAAGAGCTTAAAGCTCATCTCCCCTGGCATCAAGCCCGGATTATATTTCTTGCCCAGTTCATACTTGCTCTCATAAGGGCACGCTCCTGCAACCTTTGCCGTGTGGCAGAAGAGTTCCAGAGCAAAGCGCTGGAAGACTCCAGCTATCGGCGCATAAAACGATTTTTTTCAGGCTACACATATTGCTATGAGCAGCTCGGACGGTTGATTTTACATTGGCTGAGTCTCACCACCTACACACTCTGCATGGATAGAACTAACTGGAAATTTGGCTCTCATCACGTCAACTATCTGGTGGTTTCAATTGCCTGGCAGGGTGCTGCCATTCCTATCGCCTGGGTATGTCTGGATAAGTCAGGCGGCAACTCTAATACCGCCGAGCGCATAGCCATCATGAAGAGAGTGCTGGCGTTGATCCCGGCAGACAAGATTGATGAACTGCTCGCCGACCGGGAGTTTGTTGGCCGTGATTGGTTTAAGTGGCTGGATGAGCAAGGCATTATCTGTCGGCTTCGAATAAAGGAAGACACTCCTGTTCTTGGTAGCTGTGGTAAAGACATTAATGCCAAACAACTATTCAGGAATGTAAAACTCAATCAGACAGAAACTTGGTTCACCAAGCGTAAAGTATCTGGTGTCTGTTTATATATCGCTGCCAGACGCACGATAAAAGGTCTTTTGATTGTAGTGGCAACGAAGAAACCTGAAACTATGATCGAAGACTATTATAAGCGCTGGTCTATTGAGACTCTGTTTGGCTGCCTTAAAAGCAGGGGATTTGACCTTGAATCGACTCATATGACTGAGCTTGACCGTATGGATAAGCTGATGGGGGTTCTTGCACTGGCATTTGCCTGGTGTCTGATAGCAGGGCATTGGAAATACGGGGAAGCGGAAGGGCTGCCTCTCAATAAGCACTGGCGACCAGCCAAAAGCCTGTTCCGACTGGGGTTGGATATGCTCCGAAGAGTTTTGAAGAATGGATGTTCAAAAAGTGATCAGATTGATTTTCAGATTTTACTTAAAGTTTTGTCCCGTACATAG
- the sctV gene encoding type III secretion system export apparatus subunit SctV has protein sequence MNPMLSGLNKLGQRNDLVLAVLLVAIIGLIILPMPTPLVDLLIALNMGISTILLMTSIYLRSPLEFSSFPAVLLVTTLFRLALSITTTRLILLQADAGQIVYTFGNFVVGGNLIVGIVIFLIITIVQFLVITKGSERVAEVSARFSLDGMPGKQMSIDADLRSGAIEMEEAQKRRELVQKESQMYGSMDGAMKFVKGDAIAGLIIIFVNITAGVAIGSGNGMAAGEALQLYAILTVGDGLISQIPALLISITSGIIVTRVSNEEAKDLGNEIGSQLTDKPKALVVGGFLLLGFALIPGFPTITFLSLALFIGGGGYLLMKKTSNARIAEEQGGIPAMAAATETPSEAKSRLDQQEEFTQTLPLIIDVPTSIQHTLNTNTLNTELLKVRKALYMDLGVPFPGIHLRFNDSMTDNTYSILLQEVPVASGYFKTDYLFARETPDHLEMLKIPYEQEEEFLPSLDTVWVSENYRDKLEKNNVNHMDASKILTFHLAHVLKKYAEEFIGIQETRYLVEKMEGSFGELIKEVQRLLPINKITEIFQRLVSEDISIRNLRSILQSLVVWGHKEKEVVQLTEYVRSSLKRFISYKYSNGKNMLPVYLLDQDVEDTIRGGIRQTSAGSYLALDPQTSARFVETVKNTVGKIGHLEHKPVLITSMDIRRYVRKLIELEVYDLSVLSHQELTEEITVQPLGRISL, from the coding sequence ATGAACCCTATGCTCTCGGGGCTAAATAAGCTGGGTCAGCGCAATGACCTGGTGCTTGCCGTCCTTCTGGTCGCCATCATCGGCCTGATTATCCTCCCCATGCCCACCCCGTTGGTGGATTTGCTGATAGCGCTCAATATGGGGATTTCAACCATTCTATTGATGACTTCTATTTACCTGAGGTCGCCATTGGAGTTTTCATCCTTTCCCGCGGTATTGCTGGTGACCACCCTGTTCCGCCTCGCGCTTTCCATTACCACTACTCGACTGATTCTACTACAGGCCGATGCCGGTCAGATTGTCTATACCTTCGGTAACTTTGTGGTGGGTGGTAACCTGATCGTTGGTATTGTTATCTTCCTGATCATCACCATTGTCCAGTTCCTGGTTATTACCAAGGGTTCCGAGCGTGTGGCAGAAGTGAGTGCCCGCTTCTCACTTGATGGTATGCCAGGCAAGCAAATGAGTATTGATGCTGATCTCCGCTCAGGCGCTATCGAGATGGAAGAGGCTCAGAAACGCAGGGAGCTGGTGCAGAAAGAGTCCCAGATGTATGGTTCCATGGACGGTGCCATGAAGTTCGTAAAAGGGGATGCCATCGCTGGCCTTATTATCATCTTTGTTAATATTACCGCCGGGGTTGCCATTGGTTCAGGTAATGGCATGGCTGCCGGGGAAGCCCTTCAGCTCTATGCCATACTGACAGTGGGTGATGGCCTGATTTCCCAGATTCCTGCGCTCTTGATATCCATCACTTCAGGCATCATCGTTACCCGGGTTTCCAACGAAGAAGCCAAAGACCTGGGTAATGAAATCGGCAGCCAATTAACAGACAAGCCTAAAGCTCTGGTAGTGGGCGGATTCCTGCTACTGGGCTTCGCCCTGATACCGGGTTTTCCCACCATTACCTTTTTGTCCCTGGCGCTATTTATTGGCGGCGGTGGCTACCTGTTAATGAAAAAAACATCCAATGCCCGTATTGCCGAAGAGCAGGGTGGCATTCCAGCCATGGCGGCAGCCACAGAAACGCCAAGTGAAGCCAAATCCCGGCTGGACCAGCAGGAGGAATTTACCCAGACACTGCCATTAATTATTGATGTACCCACATCCATTCAACACACCCTGAATACTAATACCCTGAATACGGAATTACTCAAAGTAAGGAAAGCACTGTATATGGATCTGGGCGTTCCTTTTCCCGGCATTCACCTTCGGTTCAATGATTCCATGACCGACAATACCTATTCCATTCTTCTTCAGGAAGTACCGGTTGCCAGTGGCTACTTTAAAACGGATTACCTGTTTGCCCGTGAAACCCCTGATCACCTGGAAATGCTAAAGATTCCCTATGAGCAGGAAGAAGAATTCCTGCCCAGTCTGGATACTGTCTGGGTCAGTGAAAACTACAGGGACAAGCTGGAAAAAAATAATGTCAATCATATGGATGCATCAAAGATTCTAACATTCCACCTGGCCCATGTTCTGAAAAAATATGCCGAAGAATTTATAGGCATTCAGGAAACCCGTTACCTCGTAGAAAAGATGGAAGGCAGCTTTGGGGAACTTATTAAAGAAGTCCAGCGACTCCTGCCCATTAATAAAATCACCGAAATTTTTCAACGACTGGTATCGGAAGATATATCCATCCGGAATCTTCGCTCAATCCTTCAGTCCCTGGTGGTGTGGGGACACAAAGAAAAAGAAGTTGTGCAACTCACTGAGTATGTCAGATCCTCGTTGAAGCGTTTTATCAGCTACAAATACTCCAATGGCAAAAATATGCTGCCGGTTTACCTGTTAGACCAGGACGTAGAAGACACCATTCGGGGAGGCATCAGACAAACATCAGCAGGCAGCTATCTGGCTCTCGACCCGCAAACATCTGCACGTTTTGTGGAAACTGTAAAAAATACCGTAGGCAAAATTGGGCATCTGGAGCATAAGCCCGTCCTCATCACCTCCATGGATATCCGCCGTTATGTGAGAAAGCTGATTGAGCTGGAAGTCTATGACTTGTCGGTGTTATCCCACCAGGAACTGACGGAAGAGATTACGGTTCAGCCTTTGGGTAGGATTTCTCTCTAA
- a CDS encoding DUF1778 domain-containing protein, with product MMATTRLDLRLSEEIKAKAEKASALLGLKSLTEYVVQLMNEDATRVIAEHETLVLEGDRFDQFMSACDKASKPNKKLLEALKHTKEQGFE from the coding sequence ATGATGGCAACAACAAGACTGGATCTTCGGCTGAGTGAAGAAATAAAGGCAAAAGCAGAAAAGGCATCGGCTCTACTGGGGCTAAAAAGCCTCACTGAGTATGTGGTTCAATTGATGAATGAAGATGCCACCCGTGTGATTGCGGAGCATGAAACACTGGTGCTTGAGGGGGACCGATTTGATCAGTTTATGTCAGCCTGCGATAAGGCGTCCAAACCTAACAAAAAACTGCTGGAGGCATTGAAGCATACTAAAGAGCAGGGCTTTGAATGA
- a CDS encoding GNAT family N-acetyltransferase — MLADDIPDGKSLGDIMRFELGNGYCLRSFLYGDALSIAEHGNNVEVARTLRDSFPNPYTIEHARVWIRHVKEHESDTRFIIACNDEAVGEIGFVIQTDVHRYTAEIGYWLSQEHWGKGVMSKAVETIGHYAFEKFDVVRLFADVVKHNYGSCKVLERCGYNLEGVFRNNIYKDGQFYDHLVYALVRDI; from the coding sequence GTGTTAGCCGATGACATACCTGATGGTAAAAGTCTGGGCGATATCATGCGTTTTGAGTTGGGGAATGGTTACTGCTTAAGAAGCTTCCTTTATGGGGATGCCCTCTCTATTGCTGAGCACGGAAATAATGTAGAAGTGGCCAGAACGCTCAGGGATAGCTTCCCCAACCCTTATACCATTGAACATGCGCGAGTGTGGATTCGGCATGTTAAAGAGCATGAGTCAGACACTCGATTTATCATCGCCTGTAATGATGAAGCCGTGGGTGAAATAGGCTTTGTTATACAGACGGATGTACATCGATACACCGCTGAAATTGGCTATTGGCTGTCTCAGGAACACTGGGGAAAAGGAGTGATGTCAAAGGCCGTTGAGACTATTGGTCATTATGCTTTTGAAAAGTTTGATGTTGTGCGGTTATTTGCAGATGTTGTTAAGCATAACTATGGGTCATGTAAGGTACTGGAACGCTGTGGCTATAACCTTGAAGGTGTATTCCGTAACAATATCTACAAGGATGGGCAATTTTATGACCATCTGGTTTATGCGCTGGTAAGGGATATCTAA
- a CDS encoding IS630 family transposase, translating into MVYKRLRKSCKHKRDEEQFHDCKTALKDAQEAESKGLINLFYFDESGFTQEPCVPYGWQEKGKQLRIPSVKSKRINVLGFMNRSCELFHYPVVGSVNSDTVIAAFDDFAEKMADEKYSSNDRYTVVMVDNASIHTSKKFCARIDDWMIEKKLLVCFLPTYSPELNLIEILWRKIKYEWLNLLSIKSFAEFEKEVERVLFSFGEEYMISFSNTVRLDG; encoded by the coding sequence CTGGTTTACAAAAGACTCCGTAAATCATGCAAACATAAACGGGACGAAGAGCAATTCCATGACTGTAAAACTGCTCTGAAAGATGCCCAGGAAGCCGAGAGCAAAGGGTTAATCAATTTATTTTATTTTGATGAGTCCGGCTTTACCCAGGAACCTTGTGTGCCATACGGTTGGCAGGAAAAAGGAAAGCAGCTCAGAATACCATCAGTCAAAAGTAAACGCATCAACGTACTGGGGTTTATGAACCGAAGCTGTGAGCTATTTCATTATCCTGTTGTGGGTTCAGTGAATAGCGATACGGTGATTGCGGCCTTTGATGACTTTGCAGAGAAAATGGCAGATGAAAAATACAGCTCAAATGATCGTTACACGGTAGTTATGGTGGATAATGCCAGCATTCACACCAGCAAAAAGTTTTGTGCCAGAATTGATGACTGGATGATTGAAAAGAAATTGCTGGTCTGCTTTCTGCCAACATATTCACCTGAGCTCAACCTGATTGAAATCCTGTGGAGGAAAATAAAGTATGAATGGCTCAACCTCTTGTCAATCAAGAGCTTTGCGGAATTTGAAAAAGAAGTTGAACGGGTGCTTTTTTCATTTGGAGAGGAGTATATGATCTCATTTTCTAATACTGTCCGACTGGATGGTTAA
- a CDS encoding IS3 family transposase (programmed frameshift), which produces MSEKKVKNYTAEFKESAVKLAVESDKPVTETAQELGVNANTLHTWITKYHRHKVANQPRKNDEHVYDEVKRLRKELKILKEEHAILKKAAGLLCKRKSLKFQFIKDNQERFSITAMCRVMSVSTTGFYDWCSRPESNRSQEDRALKADIRVIHEKHRQRYGERRIKDDLADQGKNVSRQRISRLMKEEGIVCKTKRKFKATTDSRHNKPVAENLLNRNFKREQPNEAYAGDITYIRTREGWLYLSVFIDLHSRAVVGWSMRDRMTASLVTDSLVMAMWKRRPTEGLLVHSDRGSQYVSESYQKLLKENGFICSMSRKGNCWDNAVAESFFHTLKAELVHHEDFQTREEAKQAVFEYIEVYYNRQRKHSGNGYLAPFKYEQKIAEAA; this is translated from the exons ATGTCGGAAAAGAAAGTAAAAAATTACACTGCTGAGTTCAAGGAATCTGCTGTGAAGCTGGCAGTTGAATCAGATAAGCCAGTGACTGAAACTGCTCAGGAGCTTGGGGTTAATGCGAATACCCTGCATACCTGGATAACAAAGTACCACCGCCATAAGGTGGCTAATCAGCCCAGGAAAAATGATGAGCATGTGTATGATGAAGTGAAACGTTTGCGTAAAGAGCTGAAAATACTCAAAGAGGAGCATGCTATTTTAAAAAAGGCGGCAG GCCTTCTTTGCAAGAGAAAGTCTCTGAAATTTCAGTTCATTAAGGACAACCAGGAGCGCTTCAGTATTACTGCCATGTGTCGGGTTATGTCTGTATCGACCACAGGCTTTTATGACTGGTGCTCTCGTCCAGAATCGAACCGAAGTCAGGAAGACCGTGCATTGAAGGCAGATATCCGCGTGATACATGAAAAACACCGCCAGCGTTATGGTGAGCGCCGTATAAAAGACGATCTTGCTGATCAGGGTAAAAACGTTAGCCGTCAACGAATCAGTCGCCTAATGAAGGAGGAAGGCATTGTTTGCAAAACAAAGCGCAAGTTCAAGGCAACAACAGACTCCCGCCATAACAAGCCGGTGGCCGAGAATCTGCTGAACCGCAATTTCAAACGGGAGCAGCCCAATGAGGCTTACGCGGGAGACATTACCTATATTCGTACCCGGGAGGGCTGGCTGTACTTGTCCGTATTCATTGATTTGCATTCGAGGGCTGTGGTTGGCTGGTCTATGAGAGATCGCATGACGGCATCACTGGTCACTGACTCCCTTGTGATGGCTATGTGGAAGCGGAGGCCAACAGAAGGGCTGCTGGTACATAGTGACAGGGGCAGCCAGTATGTCTCGGAAAGCTATCAGAAATTGCTGAAAGAAAATGGCTTTATTTGCAGTATGAGCCGTAAGGGAAATTGCTGGGATAATGCGGTGGCAGAGAGCTTCTTCCATACGCTGAAAGCTGAGCTTGTTCACCATGAAGACTTCCAGACAAGGGAAGAGGCGAAGCAGGCAGTTTTTGAATACATTGAGGTCTATTATAACCGCCAGAGAAAACACTCTGGTAATGGCTACCTGGCACCTTTCAAATATGAACAGAAAATTGCCGAGGCAGCGTAA
- a CDS encoding tetratricopeptide repeat protein has product MDKPLKQWLLAQAAYYLEYLQPKKAIALLEAVRKLDPNEPDVHRMLSYAYLKANRPEESIKSADSFMQCVKPGTDTRAIKWIKGRALLKKKKSAAL; this is encoded by the coding sequence ATGGACAAGCCACTAAAGCAATGGCTGCTCGCTCAGGCTGCTTATTACCTTGAGTACCTTCAGCCCAAAAAGGCCATTGCCTTGCTTGAGGCTGTTCGCAAACTTGATCCCAACGAACCTGATGTTCATCGCATGCTCAGCTATGCCTACCTGAAAGCAAACAGGCCTGAAGAATCCATCAAGTCTGCCGATAGTTTCATGCAGTGTGTGAAACCTGGAACAGATACCCGGGCTATAAAGTGGATCAAGGGGCGCGCCCTTCTCAAGAAGAAAAAGTCTGCCGCCCTTTAA
- a CDS encoding transposase, with product MAYPFQKSRKHLCANSLITTISESYEQIPDVRPNKDSRKITIHDASMSAFAMMHLKYPSLLSFERDKTEQEVRHNLEHLYQIKKRAPCDTSMREILDPIDPVEFKKPFKTLLSNVQRGGLLKAFEFHCGNLKNHYLLPIDGTGLFYSCNNKKPCQECCTKNKGKANEAHYHQLMAACIAHPDQKTVLPLAPEAIVCQDGSTKNDCEKNAIKRLFATIREHHPRLKFVILLDSLYADNPTVQLIKSYGWHYIIVAKDGNHASLVEAMDELDKEGKVHRAEKVNEETGIKWWFRYANDVRLNKAKYAEQVNVLDFVETDKKGKQHIWCWVTDIPLNEETIEPVMKGGRCRWHIENQTFNTLKNQGYDLEHNYGHGEKHLATNLAYLTMLAFLVDQIQELCCPQFQEALRTRSKGVRIALWKWIQGYFLHWLIKTWEGLFYTVTHGIEEKRVIPFDTS from the coding sequence ATGGCTTATCCATTCCAAAAAAGTCGTAAGCATCTTTGTGCAAACAGTTTAATTACTACGATTTCTGAAAGTTATGAGCAAATTCCAGATGTCCGACCAAACAAGGATTCCAGAAAAATAACAATACATGATGCCTCCATGTCCGCTTTTGCCATGATGCATCTCAAGTACCCATCGCTCCTCTCGTTTGAGCGTGATAAAACAGAGCAAGAAGTAAGGCATAACCTTGAGCACCTGTATCAGATAAAAAAACGTGCTCCCTGTGATACCAGTATGCGGGAAATCCTGGATCCAATAGATCCCGTAGAGTTCAAAAAGCCTTTTAAGACATTGCTGTCTAACGTCCAAAGGGGCGGATTACTGAAGGCATTCGAATTTCACTGCGGGAACTTGAAAAATCACTACTTGCTCCCGATCGATGGAACTGGGCTATTTTACTCCTGCAATAATAAAAAACCTTGTCAGGAGTGCTGTACTAAAAATAAGGGAAAGGCCAACGAAGCTCACTACCACCAGTTAATGGCAGCATGCATTGCTCACCCGGATCAAAAAACAGTCTTGCCATTGGCACCGGAAGCCATAGTTTGCCAGGACGGTTCGACCAAAAATGACTGTGAAAAAAATGCCATTAAACGGTTGTTTGCCACCATACGAGAGCATCACCCACGTCTAAAGTTCGTTATTCTTCTGGACAGTCTTTATGCTGACAACCCCACTGTCCAACTGATTAAGAGTTATGGCTGGCATTACATCATTGTCGCGAAAGATGGCAACCATGCCTCGCTGGTTGAAGCGATGGATGAGCTGGATAAAGAAGGAAAAGTTCACCGTGCTGAAAAAGTTAATGAAGAGACTGGAATTAAGTGGTGGTTTCGCTATGCCAATGACGTCAGGCTGAACAAGGCAAAATATGCAGAACAGGTTAATGTGCTTGATTTTGTCGAAACCGATAAAAAAGGTAAACAGCATATCTGGTGCTGGGTGACTGATATTCCGCTTAACGAAGAAACCATAGAACCCGTCATGAAAGGAGGGCGCTGCCGATGGCATATTGAGAACCAGACGTTTAACACCCTGAAAAATCAAGGCTACGATCTCGAACATAACTACGGTCACGGTGAGAAGCACTTAGCCACAAATCTGGCCTATCTGACGATGCTTGCTTTTCTCGTAGATCAAATACAGGAACTGTGCTGTCCCCAGTTTCAGGAAGCTTTAAGAACCCGCTCAAAAGGAGTCCGTATAGCATTATGGAAATGGATACAGGGCTATTTTTTGCATTGGCTGATAAAAACGTGGGAGGGGCTTTTTTACACAGTAACTCATGGTATTGAAGAGAAAAGGGTGATTCCATTCGATACATCATAA